One Niabella beijingensis DNA window includes the following coding sequences:
- a CDS encoding PDDEXK nuclease domain-containing protein — MNNRFTDIIQIITQSRANAIKAVNTELINLYWTVGAYIKQKLSVAEWGDKTVDELADFIKKNNPDLKGFNRRGIYRMIQFYETYAESLIVSAVRTQLQHTDKQSNKVVTPVRTQFGFQIQDIRNTILAQISWTHHRTIFSRCKTEEEREFYIRMSVKENYSVRELDRQISASLFERTILGNAKTPTLPKEFKADITNAFKDSYVFEFLNLPEPHSENDLQKGLIRQMKKFILELGRDFIFMDEEYKLQVGNSDFYVDLLFYHRGLQCLVAFELKTDKFKPEYLGQLNFYLESLDRDVKKENENPSIGVLLCKDKDSEVVEYALSRSLSPTMVSEYKTQLPDKKLLQQKLHELFESGNGEK; from the coding sequence ATGAATAACCGGTTTACAGATATTATACAAATAATAACACAATCCCGTGCTAATGCCATCAAAGCCGTTAATACAGAGCTGATAAACCTGTATTGGACCGTGGGTGCGTATATCAAACAAAAACTATCCGTTGCGGAATGGGGAGATAAAACAGTAGATGAATTAGCGGATTTTATAAAGAAAAACAATCCCGATCTGAAAGGTTTTAACCGCAGGGGAATTTATAGAATGATACAGTTTTATGAGACCTATGCTGAATCCCTAATTGTGTCCGCAGTGAGGACACAATTACAACACACTGATAAACAATCAAATAAAGTTGTGACCCCAGTGAGGACGCAATTTGGTTTCCAAATTCAAGACATCAGAAATACTATTTTAGCTCAAATTAGCTGGACACACCACCGAACAATATTTTCGAGATGCAAAACCGAAGAGGAACGGGAATTTTATATAAGAATGTCTGTCAAAGAAAATTACAGCGTTCGGGAATTAGACCGCCAGATTTCCGCCAGCCTTTTTGAACGGACAATTTTAGGTAATGCAAAAACCCCGACATTGCCCAAAGAATTTAAAGCTGATATAACAAATGCTTTCAAGGATAGCTATGTGTTTGAATTTTTGAATTTACCCGAACCGCACAGCGAAAACGATTTGCAAAAAGGTCTAATCAGGCAGATGAAAAAATTCATTTTGGAATTAGGCCGGGATTTTATTTTCATGGATGAAGAATACAAATTGCAAGTGGGAAACAGCGATTTCTACGTCGATCTTTTGTTTTACCACCGCGGCCTGCAATGCCTCGTGGCTTTTGAGCTAAAAACAGACAAATTCAAACCAGAATATCTGGGGCAATTGAATTTTTACCTGGAAAGCCTGGACCGGGATGTAAAAAAGGAGAACGAAAACCCAAGCATCGGCGTATTACTATGCAAAGACAAGGACAGCGAGGTAGTGGAATATGCATTAAGCAGGAGTTTGTCACCTACAATGGTTTCCGAATATAAAACACAATTACCTGATAAAAAATTGCTGCAACAAAAACTGCACGAGCTGTTTGAATCCGGTAATGGGGAAAAATGA
- a CDS encoding relaxase/mobilization nuclease domain-containing protein — protein MIGKAITGKGFAGCISYCLEDKKMEMDKNQPLMKNRAEILLFNKCFGNKKELVQQFNEVRRLNPKQSKPVFHFTLSMAPGEHLSRPQLIQVAGDCAKEFGFADNQFLAVEHKDTQHQHIHIVANRIGYSGKTNVSDSNSYKRMAEFCRKMEQKFKLQQVLSPRRFLSKDQQLLPRNDQRRDQIKAQLQQILRSSKTMDSFLQKVKAQGFEVIKGRGISFIDNSGVKIKGSNMGLSLSTIEKLLQKNQTQYLTRDREKGNKIGLETRLANAWRLTVPFSPYKRSPQESAFISAFIQSVKQVAENTADLMADLYKVQYPNPEDYAISEVEREYYRNIRKKKKKRGYRL, from the coding sequence ATGATTGGTAAGGCCATTACAGGAAAAGGGTTTGCCGGCTGTATCAGCTACTGCCTGGAAGATAAAAAAATGGAGATGGATAAAAACCAACCTCTGATGAAAAACCGGGCAGAAATTTTGCTGTTTAATAAATGTTTCGGCAATAAAAAGGAACTGGTACAGCAGTTTAATGAAGTGCGAAGGCTTAATCCCAAGCAATCCAAACCTGTATTTCATTTTACCCTTAGTATGGCACCAGGGGAACACTTATCAAGGCCACAACTCATCCAGGTTGCCGGGGATTGTGCCAAGGAATTTGGCTTTGCAGATAACCAATTTTTAGCAGTTGAGCATAAAGATACGCAACACCAGCACATTCATATTGTAGCCAACCGGATTGGCTATAGCGGTAAAACGAATGTATCGGACAGCAATAGTTACAAGCGCATGGCGGAGTTCTGCCGTAAAATGGAACAAAAATTTAAGTTGCAACAGGTATTAAGTCCCCGGCGTTTTTTATCAAAAGACCAACAATTGCTGCCCAGAAATGACCAGCGAAGGGATCAGATCAAAGCGCAGTTGCAGCAAATATTACGATCATCAAAAACTATGGACAGCTTTCTGCAGAAAGTAAAGGCACAAGGGTTTGAAGTTATTAAAGGCCGGGGCATTTCTTTTATTGACAATAGCGGTGTTAAAATAAAAGGTAGTAATATGGGGCTTTCTTTAAGCACTATTGAGAAACTGTTGCAGAAAAACCAAACTCAATACCTCACCCGGGATCGGGAGAAAGGAAACAAGATAGGTCTGGAAACCAGACTTGCAAATGCCTGGCGATTGACTGTACCTTTTTCACCATACAAGAGAAGCCCGCAGGAAAGTGCTTTCATTAGCGCATTTATACAATCAGTAAAACAAGTGGCAGAAAATACCGCCGATTTAATGGCCGATTTATACAAAGTACAATATCCTAATCCCGAAGACTATGCTATATCTGAAGTGGAACGGGAATACTACCGGAATATTAGAAAGAAGAAGAAAAAAAGAGGTTACCGGTTATAG
- a CDS encoding helix-turn-helix domain-containing protein has translation MDTLFIPNEGDFRRWIKEAIKECLEQIPAQPTQTEGEEPLLTRKEIAGMFRISLVTLHDWMKRGLPCHKQRGRVYFLRSEVLAYLKQKGHKPIIEPEYPPYLPVSANTITSKK, from the coding sequence ATGGATACACTATTTATTCCCAACGAGGGAGATTTTCGCAGGTGGATTAAGGAAGCAATAAAGGAATGTTTAGAGCAAATTCCTGCACAACCAACGCAAACCGAAGGTGAAGAACCCTTACTAACCCGTAAAGAGATCGCTGGTATGTTCCGCATCTCTTTGGTTACCCTGCATGACTGGATGAAACGCGGCCTGCCCTGCCATAAACAAAGAGGTCGGGTGTATTTTCTTCGCTCCGAAGTATTGGCCTATCTCAAACAAAAAGGCCACAAACCCATCATTGAACCAGAGTACCCACCGTACCTCCCTGTTTCTGCTAACACTATAACCAGTAAAAAATAA
- a CDS encoding toprim domain-containing protein, which yields MSSQIIFEEAKKVELVALLASLGFMPDRITRQDYWYRSPFRDEHTASFKVDRTRNIYYDHGEGKGGNIIDFAARFFRCDAKTAATKIIEQNIGSNFSFHQQQHPTLMAMAGEKKEPGRGKIIITGLRPLQSTPLLSYLEERKIPLHIAQQYCKEVDFSLYGKQQTVIGFENRSRGFELRSPTFKGSSSPKDIAFFNNGKQEVSVFEGFFDFLSFAVIRPQAGLVLTNYLVLNSLSFLEKSRSLMEQHHTISLFLDRGISGRQYTQKALAWNKESQSEKYTDSSHLYQYRDDLNEWLIAQSKQQQQQRTQRGRGL from the coding sequence ATGTCCTCACAAATTATATTTGAAGAAGCAAAGAAAGTGGAACTGGTAGCCCTGTTAGCATCGCTTGGTTTTATGCCGGATAGAATAACGAGGCAGGATTATTGGTATAGATCACCATTCAGAGATGAACACACCGCTTCCTTCAAAGTTGACCGTACTCGTAATATTTATTACGACCATGGTGAAGGTAAAGGTGGCAACATCATTGATTTTGCTGCCAGGTTTTTCCGTTGCGATGCCAAAACAGCAGCAACAAAAATTATTGAGCAAAATATTGGAAGCAATTTTTCTTTTCACCAGCAACAACACCCTACGCTCATGGCTATGGCTGGTGAAAAGAAAGAGCCAGGCAGGGGAAAAATCATTATTACCGGCTTACGGCCTTTACAAAGCACTCCGCTACTTTCCTATCTGGAAGAAAGAAAAATCCCCCTCCATATCGCGCAGCAATACTGCAAAGAAGTTGACTTTTCACTGTATGGCAAACAGCAAACGGTGATCGGCTTTGAAAATCGATCGAGAGGTTTTGAACTGAGAAGCCCAACCTTTAAAGGTAGTAGCTCACCAAAAGACATTGCTTTTTTTAACAATGGCAAACAGGAAGTTTCCGTATTCGAGGGCTTCTTTGATTTTCTATCGTTTGCCGTTATACGACCACAAGCGGGTTTGGTTTTGACCAATTACCTGGTGCTTAATTCTCTTTCGTTTCTTGAGAAAAGCCGCTCCCTGATGGAGCAGCACCATACGATCTCCCTGTTCTTAGACCGGGGGATTTCCGGCAGGCAATACACACAAAAAGCGCTTGCCTGGAATAAAGAATCGCAGTCGGAAAAATACACCGACAGCAGCCATTTATACCAGTACCGTGATGATTTGAATGAATGGCTGATCGCTCAATCCAAACAGCAGCAGCAACAAAGAACGCAGAGAGGCAGAGGGCTTTGA
- a CDS encoding plasmid mobilization protein, whose protein sequence is MNTPNEKNKGGRPKKPVKRSYRLRVACTALELQIIETKAKQVQLTISEFLREAAFNSHIDTRQKTLPKEVLDFTGQLNHLAANVNSLAYKNNAAQAFNAFERTELRQLAAQLKELAEAIKNSLK, encoded by the coding sequence ATGAATACACCAAATGAAAAAAACAAAGGCGGCAGACCAAAGAAACCCGTTAAACGCAGCTACCGCCTGCGCGTGGCTTGCACTGCATTGGAGCTTCAAATAATTGAGACAAAAGCCAAACAGGTGCAGCTGACCATCTCCGAGTTTTTACGTGAAGCTGCCTTTAACAGTCATATTGACACCAGGCAGAAAACGTTACCCAAAGAAGTTTTAGATTTTACCGGGCAGTTAAATCACCTTGCAGCTAATGTTAATTCATTGGCCTATAAAAATAATGCGGCACAGGCTTTTAATGCCTTTGAGCGTACAGAATTAAGACAACTGGCAGCACAGCTAAAAGAGTTGGCAGAGGCAATTAAAAACAGTTTAAAATGA